GTTCCCCCCAATGccgcgtgtgtgtatatgtgtgcgcgcgcgcatgtgtgtgtgtccaacTCCATCGGCTCCTTCCCTTCCAACTCCCCACATAGCGCTGCGTACTAAAAACACCGGACGCTAGGGGATCAAGACGCGCGCCACCCAGCCTCTATTGGGCTCTTTGACAAACCTTACGGTGTTTTGCCACAAAGGGGGCTTTGGAGGGTAGACTTTTTTAGGGGGGGTTCAATTATTTCACTGTCTGATGTGACTGTTTGCACCGCCGGTTATTGAGTCGATTGTTACCCGCCCTGTGCGCATTCCCCCTTCCCCTTGTGCGCCTTTTCCCCTCCTAACGCGTTTGGATCGGCTGTCTACCCCCACGCGCACCCATGTCTTATCCTCAGGGTTACCTCTACCAGCCCCCGGGCTCGCTGGCTCTGTATTCGTGTCCGGCTTATGGGGCCTCGGCTCTGGCCGCTCCACGGAATGAAGATCTGGCGAGGTCGTCTTCCGGCTCAGCATTTAGCCCGTACCCTGGATCGGCGGCTTTTTCCGCCTCGGCCAGCTCGGGCTTCTCCAGTCCGCTGTCATACTCCACGGACCCTGCCACGGGATTCCCATCGTACATGGTAAAATATATCTTGATATTGTGATTATTCAAGAGAGGCACGCGGATGCAGATGATCCAAAAGTGCATATCGGGgcaggttttattttattttattttttgacttAACTCTCCCTTCTATAATTATAAGGGAACTTATCATTTAGGTTCAAGATACTACGTGGTAGTGTCCTAACATTTAAATTAGCGGCATATTAATTTTAAATGGGAATTTAAAGCATGGTTGCGAGTTGCACTGGCTTAACAGTCAATGCGCAGCTAATTATGTAAAACTGAATACCCAGCGAGGGTATTCATTTAAGCTTTCCTCTCCCAGCAGTGAATTTATGGGTCGGAGGAAATTAATACAAAGCAACCAAACGCACTTTCTGGCTCGGCAGCTATTAGAAGTCGTTAAAACCACACTGGGACGAGAGATGTTGATATTTTACAGGAGAGTGAAATAAGGCTTGCCCCCTCGAAGCGCTTTAGCAGTGGTTAATAGAtacaattataaatatatttatacttATTAGCGTCGcttgaaataaatgtgaaaattgaTTTATGAAATGTAAGTAAAATTATTATCCAATTTTCCTGTAATGGTTAAGTTACTATCAAGCATGGTGAAACATTACAAATAGACACAATGTTAAtacctatttatttatctatttattttttattcatttataattcattgattttttttgcatagcaTTCAAAGTTTAATAACCGTGCTAATTaacatatttgatttttcCGGGTAATTGGTAATGAGCTGGTAAAACAATGTGAGTTTTCAGCTTTGCGTCATGTTTTGCATTAAATAAGACAAGATAGTCGTCGCGCAGTTGTGtcttagaaaaataaattttttaattcaagcgTCCCCCACTCCCCAGAGTTCTCCATATGAGGCACACGCGACAGGCATGGCGGGGGCGTTAAGTTATCACCCCTACGGGAGTCCGGGGTACCCCTATCAGCTCAACGACCCGGCTTACCGCAAGAACGCCACTCGGGACGCCACGGCCACCCTGAAGGCCTGGCTGCAGGAGCACCGAAAGAATCCTTACCCTACTAAAGGGGAGAAAATCATGTTGGCCATCATCACCAAGATGACGCTGACTCAGGTCTCCACTTGGTTCGCCAACGCCAGGAGGAGACTGAAGAAGGAGAACAAGATGACATGGGCGCCCAGGAATAAGAGcgaggatgaggatgaggaggatggCGACGGCGAGAGGAAGGATGTGGAGCGATCCGAAAAGAACTTGGATAACAGCGAGGCTTCGGCCGAGGATGAAGGTGGGCTGGACAACACGTGCATCTATTGGACTCCGACAACAACACTAATCATtgccacttttaaaaataagaataaaatgactgaattatttctcaaaatattttgaacacaaaaatCTGATTCGGTGGCCAATTAATTGACGCCATCATTTGAGTAACCCTTTCATCCGTCGAGAAATTCAGGATTTATGTACGTTACACATATTGAAAAAGATCGATATTGGACTATTCAGAACGTgacattaaataatatttatcaCAAATTATGACGATAATAATATGCGTTATTTAAAGCTAACAAATTAACCTGACAGTTGATTAAAAGGAAATGGACTAAGACTGATAACTCATCGACGTCAATTTATGTTAATATATGCAtgtgaaaatacaaataaatacctCCGTTAATTCGGTAAAATCATTGAAATAGCTGACTCAAAAATACTGCAAGAAAAACTTGACCATTaagaacattaaaaaagaatacaaaaaacactaaaaatgaacaattataAGCCACGTGGCATTTAATGATTACATTGATTACATTGCCTGCGATCATCTTTATTGATTTTCACATACGACAATTGATGCTTCACGTTTTCATTCCTATTTCCGATCACTTTGTTCACAGGTATTAGTTTGCAAGTGGACACTCTGACAGACCACTCGTGTTCCACCGAGTCAGACGTGGAAAAGGTGGTGTGTCGGGTGGGAGATTTGGGCTCTGATCAGGCACGGGACAAATGTGAAGATGACGTGGAGGAGCAGAACCACGCCTCTCGCTTTCAGCTCTCCCCCAAATCGGTCACAACCTCGCCTCTGATGGGAGTTGAAGCGCCGGTTTTCACTCATCAGCACCATCACCTTCATCGCCTCCAACATCTCCAACGCGAGGATTTTGCTCGGAGCCTCGGCATGTGCAACACTATTAATGCCAATAAGTCCTGCATTGAAAGTAGACCCTCCACGGGGGCTTCTCAGAACCCCAAACCCAAATTGTGGTCACTCGCGGAGATTGCTACCTCAGACCCAAAGCAGCAACAGGGGCAACAAAactgcccctcctcctcttctatCAGCGGGGGACTTCTGACTCCCCCGACTCCCTCCACAGCCTCCCCGTCTGCCACTTCACCCTCTCTCTACGCGACCCCCTCCCTCATCGGAAGACCTATTTATTACACTTCGCCCTTTTATAGCAATTACACAAATTACGGCAACTTTAGCCCACTGCAGGGCCAAAGCATACTGCGCTACTCCAACTCCTCCGGGGTAAGTCTGGCTgcagcagccgccgccgcagccgcTGCAGCCGCTGCAGCCAGTGAGGGTCTCGGCTCCCACCAGGGCTCTCCGGAGGCCGGCGCGCAGCCGAAACAACTCAGACCCGACTCGCCCCTGCTTAAAATAAACTCAAACCAGACTGTTGGTGGTGTAGAGCAACATCAAAAACCGCATTACAGACCGGCAAATTTGGAGGCAAAGAAGGGCACGTAATTGATCGTGAGCAAGTGAGGCATCTTTAGATtatattttaaacacacaaaagctgGGAGGAGACATATACTTGTTTCTAAATgaaacaacactttttttttttttttaaccccgtGTTCTCACTGAGAAGATCATTACTTTCTCAttat
This DNA window, taken from Syngnathus acus chromosome 16, fSynAcu1.2, whole genome shotgun sequence, encodes the following:
- the irx2a gene encoding iroquois-class homeodomain protein IRX-2a; this encodes MSYPQGYLYQPPGSLALYSCPAYGASALAAPRNEDLARSSSGSAFSPYPGSAAFSASASSGFSSPLSYSTDPATGFPSYMSSPYEAHATGMAGALSYHPYGSPGYPYQLNDPAYRKNATRDATATLKAWLQEHRKNPYPTKGEKIMLAIITKMTLTQVSTWFANARRRLKKENKMTWAPRNKSEDEDEEDGDGERKDVERSEKNLDNSEASAEDEGISLQVDTLTDHSCSTESDVEKVVCRVGDLGSDQARDKCEDDVEEQNHASRFQLSPKSVTTSPLMGVEAPVFTHQHHHLHRLQHLQREDFARSLGMCNTINANKSCIESRPSTGASQNPKPKLWSLAEIATSDPKQQQGQQNCPSSSSISGGLLTPPTPSTASPSATSPSLYATPSLIGRPIYYTSPFYSNYTNYGNFSPLQGQSILRYSNSSGVSLAAAAAAAAAAAAAASEGLGSHQGSPEAGAQPKQLRPDSPLLKINSNQTVGGVEQHQKPHYRPANLEAKKGT